The Pseudomonas sp. GD03919 region GCGGCGAGAACCGGAGGGCGCAGGGCGAAGCCTGCTTGAGCAGGCGTTCGCACGAGAGAATATGCAGCGGGCATGGAAGCGCGTGAAGTCCAACAAGGGATCGGCAGGTGTGGACGGGCTGGATATTGCCCAGACTGCCGAACACCTGCGATGGGTGTGGCCGGAGCTTCGCCAGCAACTGCTGAGCGGCTCCTACCAACCACAACCCGTTCGTCGGGTAGGCATCCCGAAACCGGACGGCAGTGAGCGGGAACTGGGTATCCCCACCGTCACCGACCGTCTGATTCAACAGGCACTGCTGCAAGTGCTGCAACCTCTGATTGATCCCACCTTCAGCGAGCACAGCCACGGCTTCCGCCCGGGCCGCCGGGCCCACGATGCGGTGTTGGCTGCGCAACGCTATGCCCAACAGGGCCGCCACATCGTGGTGGATGTCGACCTATCGAAGTTCTTCGACCGGGTTAACCACGACATCCTGATCGACCGCCTGAAGAGGCGCATAAACGATCCTGGAGTCATCCGGCTGGTTCGTGCGTACCTGAACGCGGGCATCATGGACGGCGGTGTGGTCATGGATCGGCATGAGGGCACGCCGCAAGGCGGGCCGCTCTCGCCGTTGCTGGCCAACGTTCTGCTGGACGAGGTGGATAAAGAGCTGGAACGTCGGGGGCACTGCTTCGCCCGTTACGCTGATGACTGCAACGTTTACGTTCGCAGTGAGAAGGCGGGAGAACGGGTGATGCGCCTGCTACGCCGGTGTTACAACAAACTGCGCTTGGTGATCAACGAATCCAAAAGTGCAGTCGCCAGCGTGTTCGGTCGCCAGTTCCTCGGTTATGCCCTGTGGCAGACGAGGGAGGGAGAGGTCCGACGCGCGGTATCAACGAAGGCGTTACAGGCGTTCAAGCTCCGGATCAGGCAACTGACCCGGGGGTCAGGTGGTCGCAGCATGGCACAGGTGGTGGAGAAGCTCCGCAGTTACCTGCTCGGCTGGAAAGGGTACTTCAGGCTGGCACAAACGCCACGCATCTGGCGATCACTGGATGAGTGGATACGTCGCCGCCTGAGAATGCTCCACCTCCGGCACTGGCGACGGGGCAAGACGATCTACCGGGAGCTGATCCGCTTAGGCGCGAGTTCCTGGGTTGCGGAATCCGTGGCGGCGCTGAGCCGTCGCTGGTGGCATAACAGTCGATCTGCCATCCATAATGTGCTGACCAT contains the following coding sequences:
- the ltrA gene encoding group II intron reverse transcriptase/maturase; protein product: MPAPAGRVAEREGEALPNAISDETGLPRREPEGAGRSLLEQAFARENMQRAWKRVKSNKGSAGVDGLDIAQTAEHLRWVWPELRQQLLSGSYQPQPVRRVGIPKPDGSERELGIPTVTDRLIQQALLQVLQPLIDPTFSEHSHGFRPGRRAHDAVLAAQRYAQQGRHIVVDVDLSKFFDRVNHDILIDRLKRRINDPGVIRLVRAYLNAGIMDGGVVMDRHEGTPQGGPLSPLLANVLLDEVDKELERRGHCFARYADDCNVYVRSEKAGERVMRLLRRCYNKLRLVINESKSAVASVFGRQFLGYALWQTREGEVRRAVSTKALQAFKLRIRQLTRGSGGRSMAQVVEKLRSYLLGWKGYFRLAQTPRIWRSLDEWIRRRLRMLHLRHWRRGKTIYRELIRLGASSWVAESVAALSRRWWHNSRSAIHNVLTIAYFDRLGVPRLS